Proteins encoded together in one Chryseobacterium taklimakanense window:
- a CDS encoding ADP-ribosylglycohydrolase family protein, with product MDLANNVLLGCIAGDVIGSAFDYTNLKTTSFNLFSKNAKFSRATVMTMAVADALMNGKDLEENIWDFTTRYNRVKYNENFVKWLLKDETYIEFADDNYSLVRIAPVGLFANNLKDLERKSRRSVLATHVSSSVMFYAQNLAKAIYLFHLDYTKEYVADYLFKNHKNDFIGTMENIRPGSLFYPSAEFSFYYGYMSFYNSIDFEDAIRNAISCGGGDSSSVATVAGALAMSYYGNMPQEIAEFVMIKLPNEFAELIIQFQEKSNKRKEVLF from the coding sequence ATGGATTTAGCAAATAACGTACTTTTGGGTTGTATTGCGGGAGATGTAATCGGTTCTGCTTTTGATTATACAAACCTAAAAACAACGAGTTTTAACCTTTTTAGTAAAAACGCAAAATTTTCAAGAGCTACGGTGATGACAATGGCAGTAGCGGATGCTTTGATGAACGGGAAAGACCTTGAGGAGAATATATGGGATTTTACAACAAGATATAACAGAGTAAAGTATAACGAAAACTTTGTGAAATGGCTTCTAAAGGACGAAACTTACATTGAGTTTGCAGATGATAATTACTCTCTAGTTCGTATTGCTCCTGTGGGGCTTTTTGCCAATAATCTAAAAGATTTGGAACGTAAATCAAGACGTTCTGTTTTAGCAACACACGTTTCATCAAGTGTAATGTTTTATGCTCAAAATTTAGCGAAGGCTATTTATTTATTTCATCTTGATTATACGAAAGAATATGTTGCCGACTATCTTTTTAAAAATCATAAAAACGATTTCATTGGTACAATGGAGAACATAAGGCCCGGTTCTTTATTTTATCCAAGTGCCGAGTTCAGTTTTTATTATGGATATATGTCATTTTATAACAGTATTGATTTTGAAGATGCTATTAGAAATGCTATTTCTTGTGGTGGAGGGGATTCGAGTTCAGTCGCAACCGTTGCAGGTGCATTGGCAATGTCATATTATGGAAATATGCCACAGGAAATTGCTGAATTTGTAATGATTAAACTCCCCAACGAGTTTGCAGAATTAATCATACAATTTCAGGAAAAAAGTAACAAAAGAAAAGAAGTACTTTTTTAA